The Mytilus trossulus isolate FHL-02 unplaced genomic scaffold, PNRI_Mtr1.1.1.hap1 h1tg000024l__unscaffolded, whole genome shotgun sequence genome contains the following window.
GGTTTGATTGCAGAATGAATACGTCTAAACATATAAAAGTCATTATCGCATGAAATTCGGTAAGACCACCATGTTTCTTCACTTGCGTTTATATTCTGATTTACAATAACtgaccaaagtttttttgatgGGAAAGAACCAGTATTTGCAAAATTGACAATATAATctgtaatgttatatttttcgGCTGCTTTATAGATGTCAGGTATAAAACCAAGTTGTTCTGGAACACATTTATGTTTGAATTCCATAAGTCTGCTTATCATTATTCGTTTTGGTAACGCAGAAGACTTTAACCTACACAgtctaccaaaaaataaaagtttacatcTGTTGATAATGCTTTCAACTGAAAACCAACCTAGAAGACTTGTACATTTATCAGAACGGGTTCGTTTTGGAAGTccttgaatgattttacacacAAATCTGTGAGATCTTTCTAACATCGTAATTTCTGTTTGAGTCAAATTGTTCCATAACTCACAACCATATAGAGCTTTGCTGTAACAAATTTGAAGTATTATCTTGGAACACGTCAAAGGGTTTAAAATTGATGGATGAATTCCAGAATTTAGAACTGAAAGAGCAGTTGATCGCAACACTCTACAAGCATTCAACGTCTGGTCCATTGATCTAAATTTACAGTTCAAAAGAATACCGACATGTTTGGCAGACGTCACGAGTGGTATGATGTCATTATATAAAGTTAGATTGCTTGAAACATTCTTGTTCTTCTTTGAATAATGTAAGACGTTGCTTTTGGTCGGAGAGAACTTGAATGCCCACTTCTCGCTATATGTCTGACACATGTTAATAAGGTGTTGCATTCCTTTTTCTGTTGTTGAGAGTAACGCAATGTCGTCGGCTTGAACAGAGCTGCTTACACTGATATCTAGAAGAACGCATCCCAATTTAGAATCTTCAATGTCACACAAAAGATCGTTTATGTATACTAAATATAACAGAGCTGATAAGACGCCACCTTGGCGAACGCCTCGTTTTAGTTCAAACCAACGAGATAGCCTACCATTGAACAGTACAGAACTACGCATCTCACTGTACATTTCATCTATGAGCAGCCATAAATCACCGGTAACTCCATATTTATGCAGTTTACATAACAATGCATCATGCCATACAGTGTCGAAAGCTTTCGTGCTATCTAAAAGAACAACTATAACATCGCTGTTACGTTCAATGTAATGACGAATCGGTTCTTGTAAGTTAAATGAAGCGTGTATACTTGATAATTCCTTTTGGTATGCCATCTGAGATTGATGTGGAAACTTTATGTGCAAGGAGTCGAATCGAGGATAAAGAGACTTTTCGAATATCTTAGCAATACAACTTGTTAACGATATACCGCGGTACGAATTGGGATCGGTTTTGTTTTTATGTCCACCTTTgacatttgacaattttttcatGTTGTCACTAATATCTTCAtttaatttcttaatatttCCATCCATCACTTTCTTATAATATATCTCACTCTGTCGTaatctttctttaaaaatatttgacccatactttttatacaGTCGTTGTGATTTTCTTAATTCTTTCTTTGCTTTGTTACAATCTTTATCATAccattgtttattgttttgtttcttaGAATTACGCAACATAGTTTTAGCATACACATTTGTACCAAAAGTAAGTTTTGCAGAATCAATCAATATATCAGAAACTTCATGTACCAAattattcatatcattttttgacatattttctttatcattataAGTATTCAACTTGCTTAaaacacaatcaactttatttgtatcaatattttttctatattcatttattttttccattttccattttccAATCCTATTTTGCTGTACAGGAtggttttcaatttcattacTTTTAATCAATGATTGACAATCTATATGTAATGATAAGGGTGAGTGCACATCAGAAAAAAGTTTGGAAAACTCaccaatttcaaaatttcttacaaattgtaaaaaatgtgaGGTACATATAATATAATCAATTACACTATTGTTTCTACTTGTAGGTTTTGCATTAACATCTTGACCTACTCTTCCATTTAGTATAAATACTTTGTTAGATTTACAAAAGTCTAACAATTTTCTACCAAAGCCATTAACTACATTATCTGGAGAGTTTCTTTCTCTAGGTATATTCAAATTATCTAGTATATGTACATCAGTATAATCAAATTGATcagtaaaatgttgaacaaTAAGCTCATCGTCAGAactttcattataaaaatcgGACAAATTAGCAGTGCGACTATTAAAGTCACCAAGTAGTACAATATATTTACTATTTTgagaaaatctttgaaattcaaCATCAATCTCGTTAAACGCTTCTTCTGATGTGTAATTTGTATTAACAGGTGGTATGTAAACAATGccaaatacaatattttcatcAAGATCAAAAACTTTTTTGTCAACAGAAAACCAATACACAAATCTGCATTCGgtatcaaaagttttaatacaTTTATCCAAGCACTTCCGGTAGCCTAGAGCAATACCACCAGACCTATGGCTTGTAATTTTatgtctatttttaaaattaaaaataaattcgtCACAGTTTATAACATCACAATCATCTAATTTAGTTTCTGTAAAACAGACAATATCATAGGTGTTCAGCAGTGATTTAAATTCAGGGTATAGTAATCGATTTTTGATACCACAAACATTTAAGGATAATAGTTTAATACAATTGCTAGAGGGTTTATCTACAGAAAAACTATTACAATTTGATTGAAAGTCACAAGTGTCAAATAATTCGTCTGATATAACAGTTTCGTGTTCTTTTCCTCCACGGTTATCCTAATGCGGTGAAATGCGCCTTTGTCGTCGTCCGGGgtcgtttaatttttttggtcgGGCACCTTGTTTGTTGTACTGTCGTCGAGGTACATCATCATCTCTCTTCTCTTCATCTTTCTTGGGTGGGCAATATTCAACTCCTTCGATGAATAGGCGGTCCCGtttgaaaaatgcttttttcCGTTGTATACGGGCTTCTTGAAAGTGTGGCCAAAGTTCTTTGCGCTTATCGTTAACTTCTTTAGGAAATTGCTCACTGATACCGAAGTGAGTGTCCCTCAATTCCCTAGCTGCTTTTCTTACGAATTCTCTTTCTTTAAAATTTCGGAATCTGCAAACTATTGGCTTAGTCATGAGTTTCACTGATCCATCGGGGAACCGTTCGACATATTCTTTACCAAAACGGTGGGCGCGATCGTATTCAGCTATTCGACCTAATTTTAGTTGTTCGGTCATAAATTTCTCAATAATTTTTTCAGTGGTCTCAGACTCTTCAAACTTATCATGCATCGGTATTCcggtaaaaattaaattttctcgCATTGATCTCGTCTGTAAGTCAATGTGTCTTGTATATAGTTCATCGAGATCTTTTTGTAAGCGAAATATAGCATCGTTCGCGACATCAGCATCTTCTCGAATTCCTGCGCATGCACCTTTGACATCTGACACATCCTTTTTTGCATCTTCAaatttttcattcatgaaattcaTACCCTGCTCAACATCATCAactcttttggacactttttctacagttttgaataaattttggaCTGTTCTGTCAAATGTAGAAATCTTTTTTGAAAGTTCATCAAGtgttgacattttttcaaatatcatattAACCTTTTGAGTAAGATCGTCTAGTTTACAATTTGTGTCTGAAAAAGGATTCACCATTGGCTGCATAACAGAGTTTATATTATGTGGAGTACTGGTGTAAAAACCCACGGCCGGCGAATTTGGAGACTGTTGTATAAAATTTGGATTCTGGACTGGTTGCGTCATTGAGTAAGATTGAAATTGTTGTCTATTTTGAGTAACTGGGGTATCGTAAGCGGGAACATTAAAAGTTGCCATATTTACAGTTTTGGTCGAGTCTtcatttgtaatgtttttgtttacatttctctttgttttgtttacgtttGACGAGGACTTTTGAGTATTAGTCACTGCCTTTTTGTTTGGTTTCTCACCACTCACATTCTGTGTACTTGactttttcctttttctaaccttcttttctcctttttttgaATTCATAAAGACAAACTAATGTTCCTTTTGTAAAATGTCATATTCTATCACTATTAGTTCACTTGAAAACACTTCATATTCCACTAGTAAATTATTCTTTGtaggagagaaaaaaaacacgacATTTTAAAGGGACACTAGCTACGGGatgtattatgatttttttttttagtttttaaatgtCAGTATggttcatttttcaaaataagccaagaaatattaaaatgaattatgcacttgcaagtgaataattcgacatCATTGAatcatttttaatctttaaactgaaattaaacagacctataaaaatccaattgcacgatTTTCAAGtgatatctatttatatctatatttatgtttatatcgcttatatggtcatcagACGGTCAATTCGATAGTTGCTTACAGTCATCAGTCATCAGTTGCTTATCCGTGATACACTACAAAAGTAGGAAAGAATAAAGAAGAAAAGTTAGTAGAATACTTGATGGCGTCTCAGTAGACTAAACTACACTCGAAACGAAGCTACATAATTGAGCCCATGCCCTGTACACTTGTAAATTTAAGACTTTTTATGAtttgtataatgttttacattgttataaatcaatatGAGAATTTGAAAGGTAGCATCCCTTTAAACACAGAATATcacaatatgaaatatgggttaaaaatgttttaaagaagGTCATTATggttatatattgtataaacattttattatggTATTTAGTTTGTTCGGAAATATGAATTCTTCGTCATTAGAGTGTTTTAACAGGCGCATAAACGTATCATATTCATAGATAAAAGTTGACATCGAACCAACCAAAAcgtttaatttgttaaaaaatatattgttgatTTCTAACAAAACAAGACAAAATGGCAATGATAACAGACCAGAGATTGAAAGAGATGGAAGAGGAAATGAGTCGGTAATAACCGAATAGAAAATGTCATAATAATTAATATCCCCAATACATTTTATACAGAATCAAGATTCATAAAATAATGTACACAGTCTAGTACTTTTACTAACTTCTACTAGATACGCAACGAACTGGTTATTCTTCTATGCCTTTTTGGGAAAAGAAGAACCCTCCACCTTCCCTCATAATGTTTGATTAAGTTCAGCTTTGTCATCCAGACTTACAAATCCATGACTGACGGtgcagatatacatgtacatatatccCTAGTTCAAGTAGTTGTTACTGTTAGTGTTAGAGACAAAAATTGAAAGCAGTGACAGTGTCTGTGTGAGTAGTCAAATTGGCATTCCTAGGCTACACGTCCGCCCATGGGAATCAATGATAATGCAGTGATACGGAAGGACAAGCGTCATGTGCCAATTGCGCTTATCAACCAGAAATGGCGCATAGAGTGACAAATGTAAGGGCCTACACAGCGCACAATATTTTCACTTTGTATTGATACATTTAGATATCATCACATGGATTTCCAATCATGTTTTGTGTCGCCATGTGTGTGTACACAACTGTGTAGTGTTTCCTTAAATGATGGGAGcacctatatatatttttggtaCATTACAGGTGTTTTCCTATGTTAATAATAGCAACATGCAGTATTACTGATTACCCCGGAAATGTAATAAACTATCattcatgatataatttttttatataaacaacttTAAAGTTGTGAAATTTGGCTAGTACAGACAAGAATTTTTCTCTAATTATAATCTTTCAAGTTAGCTTGCTTTTATTTCGATTGAAAAACCCAAAAGCCTTTATATGAATAAATCATTTTTCTCCATAAAAGGCGCTTTACTGTTCTTGTCAATTTTTTGGTCTTTGCAGGGTTTTCCCTGggccaattatttttttcgccacctctttcgccgaaacaatatatttttcgccactttattatttttttcaccaagtaacacaaatatattttcttttaaatttttttcttttttttcagccccccccctaaataagaagtggtttttacaacaaaacgaatcatcttatcacttggaattgatccctcatgtaaggtgtagtcattcaacattgaagggttactctcatgccaaccttttgaatagatttcttcataacgacagttttcttttctagaccatcgtaaataagtaaaactatatgcttTAAACACATGTGTCACTGAAACGACTTTGAAGTACCCAAtcaaatcaatgatctatatgaaagttaaattgttaagttttaaatcagagaactttcttgcttttgaaaatttttcgtcatacatgtaacaacaattttcttttctggactaGTATTActaatgttatttcaactgatcgggcggagctaggttttaatttgcataaggacagtctatttgaagatgtgtgtgataaggatgattgccgttataattattactgatttcgaatcacctatcagtgtcatcaaaggaatttacaaaagaattactggacacttcattgatgagtttatcctaacacacctatctatagatggactggtttattatgagcgaaccggttaaactccgcccagtcaagtgaaataaatcgagtaatactatcattaaaagaaggagaggaagcgtaaaaattttgtttcaaaaacgtGCGTTGCAAAGTGGTTAATAAATCCCTTAtgtgacatgtgacagaagccagttaaccatatcattttgtcatattatCATACAATCTAAgacaacacctttattaattagtcctttgatgtggatagctatgaatgcaatcagctgattattgattttctgtcaaaatcttaacgagtttaaggtgaattccgagtattgtctgatacATTATATGTAGGTAAAGTCAGAGAAATCCGAAAaaggtaaataaacaagatggctgaaaataaatcgttatatatatttctttccccgaattctttcgccaatgacgaattttaatcgccacaattattattttttcacaaatggcgaaaatggcgaccgccagcggaaaccctgtcTTTGGcttgttttgacattttgtaaacatgcCTTCAGTGAAATTGTTGTTGCGTCTTATTAATTAATGTTAATCTGTACTGTTATTCTTGTCATTGTGATGAAgttataataatacaaaaagtGCAGAGGAAATGCCAGAAACATCTTCTAATACGGAACGTCTGGAATAAGCAATGATAAGTATGGTAAAGACAAGTTTGGAAAAAAAGTAACATGTAAAAGTAACAtggccaggattttttaatttgttggttaaGGGATTTGCTAACCCGATTTTGCTGACTTGCAGAATATAAATAGAAttgacttttcatgcttttttattcccgCTGAGTCCGAGTCAGAGTCGGACCGGGCTGGCCGACCCTAACAAAAGCATTATCtctagaaaataaataaaacatccttttttatgaaatgaaatgcattaaacACTAACAGAATTGATAACATTTCCAAtttacatttctaaaaatagacaaatcaatcataaatgaccttgaaatgtcgtttGTGTAAATAATTTTGCCAAATGTaacctgtgtttaaaaccaattacacaTTAAGTTCATTTCCCATATTTGTCAACATTTGATAAGATAGAtttgtattgataataaaaaaaccttgttcatttgaatataaaacatataaaaaacgGGAATGCATGACAACTGATGTACCCGATGGGCTTCTACGTTtgtgaaatgacgatttaatttgGTCTTTGTCTGTGGACACATACCCCCTTTTTTCACAGAAATTGATTAGACACAATGTCTATGTGTATCTCCTTTATATCAGGAATGATTTACACAAGAAAAAATAGTATTCAACAGaagtaatttaaaaaacttgCATTGATAAGGAATGAAAAGCAGCTGCAAATCGGATTTAAAactataactaaaaaaaaataccctttTCCTCTTGAAATTTGTTTCGAATTTTGTGCCTAAAAAATTTGAGTTTCTcaaattatgattttcttttggatttttttgttgCCACAATTGATTCAGAGTTcctttatacatatatatgtttgtagTAATTTGACTGATATAAGTTTTATTTGACTGATATAAgtgtttaacaaataatttcaataaattataagttttaaatgTCATATATCACAATTtccattttaagaatatttatttaacagAGAAAAAACTGTTCACTAACtatttcatgtatataaatatttataaaaacttgTGAGTCTGGTTTCAAACAATTTATTCCCTTATTGCAATAATTTCCGTGTATATTTCATGTTTCATGTGCCATTAGATGGCAATTTAGATATGGGGATATGTAGTCTACTAATGCAAATTTGACTACTGGTCCTCTTGTGTGGGGTACTGGTTGGGCAGACActgccaaaataaaaattttataataatagaaAATACTATGACATACAAATACATTGATCTGAAACCAGAATATCCATCCCCTACCTACATATATATTCATCCAGATTTATTTCAGCATTAACAAGCTAATTATTGTGTCATCttgtggagagatgtctcattgacaatcataccacatcttctttttttattagcaAGGATTGTATCCCTTGGTCTGTCAAACtttcagtttttgttgaatTGAACTACAGGTACAATaactactgtgaaagtacttttatttgtggggtaccaattttcgtggttttcgtggttgactttatccacgaatttaagtgtccaatgaaataaaacaacaattgttCAAATGAAGACATGGAAAGATACCCATGTAGGTTTAACTACTGATCtgatctagagaatatatttaaatactCTAAATCTTATAATACTTTAATTGCAGTCACAGAACTAAAAATgtatacccatttaatctttaataacctaaattgtacaacttttgatcttttaattctcttaaaaaatatttttgatcaatGGAATTCATATTTCCGGTATTGATATCCttgtatgataaagtgttcattttatatcctcacagttctcgtacatatgggaaatgataaattcatgctgggcttgattttgattagatttatttgacaatttaagatacgtttatagcatttgtttatcttactgttttctttaggtgacaGATATTAACACCTTTAATGGcctttaatctgttgatcacgtTTTCTTGGGTTAATTAGTGTTGTCACTACGATTTACACAGGTCAATGTtttctttgcaatttccttcaatccagactatttgtTACCTCAGTTTCTGaaagcttttattttttataatattttttttttagaaaacttaaATCCACGAAtataaaaacccacgaacatgtaaatattgctcaaaccacaaaaattgatacccacgaattaaagtactttcacagtagtaCATGTATCTGTTGATATTTCTCTGGTCTGGCTGACAGTGGAatgtatattacaaaaaaaaaatatatatctccatatactagtatataccaaagatttttgtatagcactatacaaatccttaccctcacattaaaaaaaggaaagaatatCCTTAAATTAATATGAGGCTTTTGATTTGTGATGTCTTGTGCAGCTTTGTAATAGATTGagtaaatgtttcaatttttttgcatacttaatgttttttttttacacgaaATTCCCCCTACAGTACAATGAACTCAGTTCAACAATAGTGAATATGTTATTTGAGGTTCAATCGTCACACCTTACTTGTCTTTTTCAGATTTGAACAAGAAATATTGGCTCCAAAAGGCCAGGGTTCTAAGCCACATCCTATGATAATAGGATCAAGAACTTTCACCAATGTTCAAGCCAGGATATCATCAGATCCCCCTTCTGTTGGGCACCCCCCTCCTCCACCCTTGAGAAAACCACCCACAGCTCCACCTGGTAGTAAGCCTGCAGGACCACCATCAGTTTCCTTGCCAGCTTCAGGTATGTATACTTTACTGTTCTGTACCTGGTCAATATATATTcctttatgtattttattgctTATTTTGGATTCTGTTTATATATGCAACAATGACAAAAGGTCTTGTTAAACTTATTTAACCCTGCTTGGCTGCTAATGTAAGAGgtcaaatgtacatgtatatttatcaaaaggtTAATAGCTATAGCCTATATCTTTACAACATGCAATTATTAAATGAATAACCTAGAAAAAAAcagaatacattttatttcataaagtgCAGAGAAGTGCAATCAGGTCtatgtaacacttatcaattatttgaaaatattaaaaaaatttcaaatttaaaaattttgaaattcgattgaagttttaaaatatcataattccaaacatctgaaaatttataaattttttaattttcaaaattcaaaattacattttttcaaatgtttggaattttgatattttaagactttaatcaaaatttcttaaatttgaaacttttgaatattttgaattgataagtgttacacagACCCAATCAGCATATATACATTAGATTAAATACagtttttgaaaattgcaaatacttatttattaaaatattggtaTGTGTGGACCTGATTATTTAcattactttacatgtatttttcagtGTTGGCAGCTCCCCCACCACCGCCTCCTGCCTTACTACCAAAACCAAAGGATAAATTAGACATGCCACCATTAGCCCCTCCTCCTCCCCCTCCACCCGCAATCAGACCTGCATTTGTTCCCCATCAAGTCAGACATCGACCTCCTCCACCTAGGCTTCCACCACACAGGTTTGGACCACCAGGCCCAGGACAGTATTATGGACCTCCAGGTGGACCTGGACCCCATGGTTTCCCCGGACCACATGGACCTGGACCCTATGGCCCTGGACCACATGGGCCTGGTCCTGGCCCCATGCCTCCTTATAGAGGACCTGGACCAATGGGTGGACCAGCTCCTCCAGGTCCAATTGGACCAGGCTATGGATTCAGTGATGGTGTCCAGCATATGATGGCTAATGAAGGCAGTGGTAATAGTATCAGTAGTGGTCTTACAGGACCACCTAAGGAGGAAAAACCTAAAATGGTGATCTCAGCAGGTCCAGTTATAAATAAACCaaagttagaaaaaaagaagaaaaacaagaaaGCAAAATTGGAGACAACAGTTACAGAAACAACCACAATAGTTACGCCTGTAGACACTGGACCCAAAGTTGTAGCTGGTCCAACAATGCCTGTAGAATTAATGGGGGAAGAAGCTATTTCTATGGAAGCAGAAATGGAAGATAGcactggaaaaaagaaaaaagacaaaaagaaaaagtttatACGAACAGCTGCAGGACAGATATGGGAAGATCCAAGTTTAGAGGAATGGGATCCAGGTatgtaatttaaaggaaatcatAGTTTTGAAATCAAGAATCAAGTATTTAACTTTGGGCACATATCCTTTAGTAATATAGTTGTAAAATGTGTTCAGTATGACTGTCAACGTCAACTTAAGAATATACATAGTAAGAGTGATACTATGAATACCGGTAAaagcttatatctcaaaaaatattgatcATATATAAAGCTTCTGGAAATGGCGAAATTCAAAAAGTGAAGATCTATTTTCTGTCTATTTTACCAAAATTTCCAGACAGATACTTATAGAAATAATTGTTGATTTTCaccttatataaaaaagaagatgtggtatgattgccaatgagacaactatccacaaaagaccaaaatgacacaaacattaacaactataggtcatcgtacggccttcaacaatgagcaaagccaattgCATTactggttattatcttgaaaacttaAATGCCATTTCGTTCCTTCATCCATCCAATATaatgttaaagttttggttgGTGGGGGTTTACCATgaattttaggtaacatcaagtAGAAAATTAGTTTACTTATTCTTAACGATTTAacctttttgaaatataagcaAAATGAAGGTTGTAATCCAGATTTCACAATTCACTGAACATTGAAATGTGATACTGCTTGTTTTCATAGTGTCATATGAACACAATCACACTCTTTCCTTCACATTTTCTCTGTAGCTTATTGTTAAACTGTACAAAAACTTGAATACTagggattcattattattcattggataccaattttcatggattttgtgGGTACATAAGAACAAtgatttcaaatgttcaacgaattacgaattttctaaaggaatgagtGCGGACTTTGCTAAAACCACAAAATTTGATATATCCACAAAAAGGTAAGTTTTCCTCagaccacgaaaattggtacccacaaaaataaatgaatccacagtaacagGAGTTTAATGCAAAAGAACTCAAAAGCTCAGTCACTTATAGATAAACATACTAAATACATTGCAGTTGTAATGATTAACAATTTGTTGTTTCAGATGATTTTCGTATGTTTTGTGGAGATTTAGGAAATGAAGTAACAGATGAATGTTTGGCTAGAGCATTCAGTAAATATCCAACATTTGTCAAGGCTAGGGTGTTACGAgacaaaagaacaaataaaacaaaaggttaTGGATTCGTTAGTTTCAGGGACCCCCAAGATTTTGCAAGAGCAATGAGAGAAATGAATGGTATGTACATATTaacattaatatacaaaagATTGTATTAGCTTTTTCAACATTCCTAAATCAGTTTGTGCCAAACTGTTTTTGATTTGTCTGACCAAAACAGAAATTTgaacttttcttttatttttatagagtTTGTCTGaccaaaaaagaaatttgaacttattgtataattttttctactaagaaattaagaaaaatctatCTGACAAAAGGAATTTTTGTCTAATATTTTCTTGGTCAGACAAAGTTTGGGATATACTGCCGAAATGATTTACAAATTTTTGGCAGCCAAACAGGGAGAAGGCATGACTTGGTAAAGAGAATATAGGGACAGATGAAT
Protein-coding sequences here:
- the LOC134698879 gene encoding RNA-binding protein 42-like, whose translation is MAMITDQRLKEMEEEMSRFEQEILAPKGQGSKPHPMIIGSRTFTNVQARISSDPPSVGHPPPPPLRKPPTAPPGSKPAGPPSVSLPASVLAAPPPPPPALLPKPKDKLDMPPLAPPPPPPPAIRPAFVPHQVRHRPPPPRLPPHRFGPPGPGQYYGPPGGPGPHGFPGPHGPGPYGPGPHGPGPGPMPPYRGPGPMGGPAPPGPIGPGYGFSDGVQHMMANEGSGNSISSGLTGPPKEEKPKMVISAGPVINKPKLEKKKKNKKAKLETTVTETTTIVTPVDTGPKVVAGPTMPVELMGEEAISMEAEMEDSTGKKKKDKKKKFIRTAAGQIWEDPSLEEWDPDDFRMFCGDLGNEVTDECLARAFSKYPTFVKARVLRDKRTNKTKGYGFVSFRDPQDFARAMREMNGKYVGNRPIKLRKSNWKDRNIEIVRKKEKEKKRLGLK